A part of Cryptosporangium aurantiacum genomic DNA contains:
- a CDS encoding FAD-linked oxidase C-terminal domain-containing protein, producing MGTDGVDLVAALARVVGADWTYTDAHELRTYESDGLLQYRALPRVAVLPGSADEVRDVVRLCAEAEVPWVARGAGSGLSGGALPVADGVLIVLTRLNRILEIDLDNARVCVEPGVTNAAVTAAVGPAFFYPPDPSSQVVCSIGGNVAENSGGAHCFKYGFTTNYVTGLEVVLTDGSVVQLGGVELDAPGYDLLGAFVGSEGTLGVATKIWLRVIPAPEAVRTLVAFFDSTHAAGEAVSEIVRAGVVPGAIEMMDAVTIGAAEQMAHAGYPVGRGAALLVELDGAAEECEALFDEVVAVCERCGSDDVRVSRDEAERALFWKTRKAAFPAMGRVSPNYFVQDGVIPRTRLPEVLTRIDALADEYGLTVANVFHAGDGNLHPLVCYDGRVEGEASRAEELAGAILDVCLDAGGSITGEHGVGVDKRKHMTKMFADADLDAFQRLRCAFDPAGLANPGKVMPTPRLCGEVPGPYRQHPMEAAGLAERF from the coding sequence ATGGGTACGGACGGCGTCGATCTGGTAGCGGCCCTCGCGCGGGTCGTCGGTGCCGACTGGACCTACACCGACGCGCACGAGCTGCGTACCTACGAGTCCGACGGCCTGCTGCAGTACCGGGCGTTGCCTCGGGTTGCGGTGTTGCCCGGCTCTGCCGACGAGGTCCGGGACGTCGTCCGGCTGTGCGCCGAAGCCGAGGTGCCCTGGGTGGCTCGCGGCGCCGGCTCCGGGCTCTCCGGTGGCGCACTTCCGGTTGCTGACGGCGTCCTCATCGTGTTGACCAGGCTCAACCGCATTCTGGAGATCGACCTCGACAACGCACGGGTCTGCGTGGAACCCGGCGTGACCAACGCCGCGGTCACCGCGGCGGTCGGGCCCGCGTTCTTCTACCCGCCGGACCCCTCCAGCCAGGTCGTGTGCTCGATCGGCGGCAACGTGGCCGAGAACTCCGGCGGCGCGCACTGCTTCAAGTACGGCTTCACGACGAACTACGTCACAGGGCTGGAGGTCGTGCTGACCGACGGTTCGGTGGTGCAGCTGGGTGGTGTCGAGCTGGACGCTCCCGGTTACGACCTGCTCGGTGCGTTCGTCGGGTCGGAGGGGACGCTCGGCGTCGCGACGAAGATCTGGCTGCGGGTGATCCCGGCGCCGGAGGCGGTGCGGACGCTGGTCGCGTTCTTCGACTCTACGCACGCCGCGGGTGAGGCGGTGTCGGAGATCGTCCGGGCCGGGGTGGTGCCCGGCGCGATCGAGATGATGGACGCGGTGACGATCGGCGCCGCCGAGCAGATGGCGCACGCCGGTTACCCGGTCGGGCGGGGCGCGGCGTTGCTGGTCGAGCTGGACGGCGCCGCCGAGGAGTGCGAAGCGCTGTTCGACGAGGTCGTCGCGGTCTGCGAGCGGTGCGGCTCGGACGACGTCCGAGTGAGCAGGGACGAGGCAGAGCGCGCGCTGTTCTGGAAGACGCGGAAGGCCGCGTTCCCGGCCATGGGCCGGGTCTCGCCGAACTACTTCGTGCAGGACGGGGTCATCCCGCGGACCCGGCTGCCCGAGGTACTGACCCGGATCGACGCGTTGGCCGACGAGTACGGGCTGACCGTCGCGAACGTGTTCCACGCCGGTGACGGCAACCTGCACCCGCTGGTCTGTTACGACGGGCGCGTCGAGGGGGAGGCGTCGCGCGCCGAGGAGCTGGCCGGTGCGATCCTCGACGTCTGCCTGGACGCCGGTGGGTCGATCACCGGCGAGCACGGCGTCGGCGTCGACAAGCGCAAGCACATGACGAAGATGTTCGCCGACGCGGATCTGGATGCGTTCCAGCGGTTGCGCTGCGCGTTCGACCCGGCGGGCCTGGCGAACCCGGGCAAGGTCATGCCGACGCCGCGGCTCTGCGGCGAGGTGCCCGGCCCGTATCGGCAGCATCCGATGGAGGCCGCGGGGCTCGCGGAGCGGTTCTGA
- a CDS encoding alpha/beta fold hydrolase, which yields MSEDAPAWFTEALAAPVELGVVDVDGAPIHYRAWGKAGNDGGIVLVHGGAAHSRWWDHIAPFLARDRRVVALDLSGHGDSGRRDEYRMDCWADEVLAAAAHGGAGPDPLVIGHSMGGMVAITAARLRGTEMAGAVAIDTPFWEEQPEEQAAGAQQAFGPLRRYPSREDALRRFKLIPPQDGNVPAVYAHIAETSLYAHDDTWTWKFDPNVFRGRARPVPLELPQCRVAVFRAEHGLVPVDMGERIAERLGRVVPVIEIPLAAHHVMIDQPLSLITGLRTLLEDWTHSEPHKPRP from the coding sequence ATGAGCGAGGACGCACCGGCCTGGTTCACCGAGGCGCTCGCGGCCCCCGTCGAACTCGGCGTCGTCGACGTCGACGGCGCGCCGATCCACTACCGCGCCTGGGGCAAGGCCGGGAACGACGGTGGGATCGTCCTGGTGCACGGCGGCGCCGCGCACAGCCGCTGGTGGGACCACATCGCGCCGTTCCTGGCCCGGGACCGGCGGGTCGTCGCGCTCGACCTCTCCGGCCACGGTGACAGCGGCCGCCGCGACGAATACCGGATGGACTGCTGGGCAGACGAGGTGCTCGCCGCGGCCGCGCACGGCGGCGCGGGCCCGGATCCGCTGGTCATCGGCCACAGCATGGGCGGCATGGTGGCGATCACCGCGGCCCGGCTGCGGGGCACCGAGATGGCCGGTGCGGTCGCGATCGACACCCCGTTCTGGGAGGAACAGCCCGAGGAGCAGGCCGCCGGTGCCCAGCAGGCGTTCGGGCCGCTGCGCCGGTACCCGTCCCGGGAGGACGCGCTGCGCCGCTTCAAGCTGATCCCGCCGCAGGACGGGAACGTCCCGGCGGTGTACGCGCACATCGCGGAGACCTCGCTATACGCCCACGACGACACCTGGACGTGGAAGTTCGACCCGAACGTGTTCCGCGGGCGCGCGCGGCCGGTCCCGCTGGAGCTTCCGCAGTGCCGGGTCGCGGTGTTCCGCGCCGAGCACGGCCTGGTCCCGGTCGACATGGGGGAGCGGATCGCCGAGCGGCTGGGGCGTGTGGTGCCGGTGATCGAGATCCCGCTCGCGGCCCACCACGTCATGATCGACCAGCCGCTCTCGCTGATCACCGGCCTGCGCACGCTGCTGGAAGACTGGACGCACTCCGAGCCCCATAAACCTCGCCCGTAG
- a CDS encoding SDR family oxidoreductase produces the protein MILDRFRLDDRVAVVTGAGRGIGAATAVALAEAGADVLISARTEDDLRTVADRIAATGRKAHVVVADFGDPTAAGALAEQAVDAFGRLDLVVNNVGGEMPRPLLKTSVKRLESAFRFNVSTAHALTTAAVPALLDGGGAIVNISSVMGRLPARGYAAYGTAKAALAHYTKLAAADLAPRIRVNAIAVGSVATSALELVLDNDELRTTMENNTPLRRIGDPEDVAAAVVYLASPAGSYVTGAILEVDGGLRAPNLDLGLPDY, from the coding sequence ATGATTCTGGACCGGTTCCGGCTCGATGACCGGGTGGCGGTGGTGACCGGTGCCGGGCGCGGCATCGGCGCGGCGACGGCGGTCGCGCTGGCCGAAGCGGGCGCCGACGTGCTGATCTCCGCCCGCACCGAGGACGACCTGCGCACGGTGGCCGACCGCATCGCCGCCACCGGCCGCAAGGCACACGTCGTGGTCGCCGACTTCGGCGACCCCACCGCCGCCGGCGCGCTCGCCGAACAGGCCGTCGACGCGTTCGGACGGCTCGACCTCGTCGTTAACAACGTCGGTGGAGAGATGCCCCGGCCGCTGCTGAAGACCAGCGTCAAGCGGCTGGAGTCGGCGTTCCGGTTCAACGTCTCGACCGCGCACGCGCTCACCACCGCCGCAGTGCCCGCGCTGCTGGACGGCGGCGGGGCGATCGTCAACATCTCGTCGGTGATGGGCAGGCTGCCCGCCCGCGGTTACGCCGCCTACGGCACTGCCAAGGCCGCGCTGGCGCACTACACGAAGCTCGCCGCCGCCGACCTGGCGCCGCGCATCCGGGTGAACGCGATCGCGGTCGGCTCGGTCGCGACGTCTGCGCTAGAACTCGTTCTCGACAACGACGAGTTGCGCACGACGATGGAGAACAACACGCCGCTGCGCCGGATCGGCGATCCGGAGGACGTCGCCGCCGCGGTCGTCTACCTCGCGTCCCCGGCCGGGAGCTACGTCACCGGCGCGATCCTGGAGGTCGACGGCGGCCTCCGCGCCCCCAACCTCGACCTCGGACTGCCCGACTACTGA
- a CDS encoding diacylglycerol kinase — translation MPYRVVQWSTGNVGRHTIAGIDARPDLELVGVWVSNPEKVGRDAGELAGLDRSLGVTATSDADALLALKPDCIVHTAMADDRLPAAIADLTRFLRAGIDVVSSGPVFLQFPDGVVPPDVSDPIRAAAAEGGASLWVNGIDPGFANDWMALTLTSLSERIDEVRCLEILDYATYNNPLILFDVMGFGKPLDDVPMLLQPGVLSIAWGSVVRQLAAGLGVELDAVEESFVRLPAPEDFDIPSGPIGKGTAAALRFEVRGMRGGRPVCVLEHVTRLRPDLGPDWPQPPGQGGYRVVVTGEPNYTLDMTMLASDGDHNTAGLKATAMRLVNAVPAVIAAPPGLLTALDLPLVTGRGLVRP, via the coding sequence ATGCCGTACCGGGTAGTGCAATGGAGCACCGGGAACGTCGGCAGGCACACGATCGCCGGCATCGACGCCCGCCCCGACCTAGAGTTGGTCGGCGTCTGGGTGTCGAACCCGGAGAAGGTCGGACGCGACGCCGGGGAGCTGGCCGGTCTCGACCGCTCGCTCGGCGTCACCGCCACCAGCGACGCCGACGCGCTGCTGGCCCTGAAGCCGGACTGCATCGTCCACACCGCGATGGCCGACGACCGGCTGCCTGCCGCGATCGCCGACCTCACCCGGTTCCTCCGGGCAGGCATCGACGTCGTCTCCTCCGGACCGGTGTTCCTGCAGTTCCCGGACGGCGTGGTGCCGCCGGACGTGTCCGATCCGATCCGGGCCGCGGCGGCCGAGGGTGGCGCGTCGCTCTGGGTCAACGGCATCGACCCCGGCTTCGCGAACGACTGGATGGCACTGACGCTGACCAGCCTCAGCGAGCGCATCGACGAGGTCCGCTGCCTGGAGATCCTCGATTACGCCACCTACAACAATCCGCTGATCCTGTTCGACGTCATGGGCTTCGGCAAGCCGTTGGACGACGTGCCGATGCTGTTGCAGCCAGGCGTCCTGAGCATCGCCTGGGGATCGGTGGTGCGGCAGCTGGCGGCGGGGCTCGGGGTCGAGCTGGACGCCGTCGAGGAATCGTTCGTTCGGTTACCGGCACCGGAGGACTTCGACATCCCGTCCGGCCCGATCGGCAAAGGCACCGCCGCCGCACTCCGGTTCGAAGTCCGCGGCATGCGCGGTGGCCGGCCGGTCTGCGTGTTGGAGCACGTCACCCGGCTGCGCCCGGACCTGGGGCCCGACTGGCCGCAGCCTCCCGGCCAGGGCGGCTACCGAGTGGTCGTCACCGGCGAACCGAACTACACCCTCGACATGACCATGCTCGCCTCCGACGGCGACCACAACACCGCCGGGCTCAAAGCCACCGCCATGCGCCTGGTCAACGCCGTACCGGCAGTGATCGCCGCTCCCCCGGGCCTGCTCACCGCGCTGGATCTGCCACTTGTGACCGGCCGCGGCCTGGTTCGCCCCTAA
- a CDS encoding DUF5655 domain-containing protein, translating into MAAPEEFFSGSPDGLALYRAVADIVDSLGPATVEVGKSQIAFRRHKGFAYVWRPGQYVKSDVPAVLSFGLPHKLESPRFKEVAHPAPRVWMHHLELRDGSELDAEVRSWLAAAYENAGN; encoded by the coding sequence ATGGCTGCGCCGGAGGAGTTCTTCAGCGGTTCGCCCGATGGCTTGGCTCTCTACCGGGCGGTCGCCGACATCGTGGACTCGCTGGGGCCTGCGACCGTGGAGGTCGGTAAGTCGCAGATCGCCTTCCGTAGGCATAAGGGGTTCGCCTATGTGTGGCGTCCTGGGCAGTACGTGAAATCCGACGTGCCGGCGGTCCTGTCCTTCGGCCTGCCACACAAGCTCGAGTCGCCTCGGTTCAAGGAAGTCGCGCACCCAGCTCCAAGGGTATGGATGCACCATCTGGAGTTGCGCGACGGCAGCGAACTCGACGCAGAGGTTCGAAGTTGGCTCGCGGCCGCCTACGAGAACGCCGGCAACTAG
- a CDS encoding alpha/beta fold hydrolase, with the protein MVLLPAQTGTWQSYDRVLPTLARRHQVYAVDVRGHGKSTWTPGDYCWTSVGADVAVFLREVVGEPSIVSGNSSGGLLALWCAANVPQHTAGLVLEDAPVFSAEMPRFRDTDRYVHQGLQHAVAALEDFEHRDLADYLRGQTLPVSETRVKRMPDWFVRLLSRRIRADLRKRRRPTTKRLRQPAAAVRRAPRMDASRRALGPGEVAAARIGP; encoded by the coding sequence GTGGTCTTGCTTCCGGCCCAGACCGGCACCTGGCAGAGTTACGACCGGGTCCTGCCGACGCTCGCCCGTCGGCATCAGGTCTACGCGGTCGACGTTCGTGGCCACGGCAAGTCGACCTGGACGCCCGGCGACTACTGCTGGACTTCGGTCGGTGCCGACGTCGCCGTGTTTCTGCGTGAGGTGGTCGGCGAGCCCTCAATCGTCTCGGGCAACTCCTCCGGCGGACTCCTCGCCCTCTGGTGCGCGGCGAACGTCCCGCAGCACACGGCCGGGCTCGTGCTGGAAGACGCTCCGGTGTTCTCCGCCGAGATGCCCCGCTTCCGCGACACCGACCGGTACGTCCACCAAGGGCTGCAGCACGCAGTCGCTGCGCTGGAGGATTTCGAGCACCGGGACCTCGCCGACTACCTCCGCGGCCAGACGCTGCCGGTCTCCGAGACCCGGGTGAAACGGATGCCGGACTGGTTCGTCCGGCTACTCTCCCGGCGCATCCGCGCTGACCTGCGCAAGCGCCGCCGACCCACCACGAAACGTCTGCGTCAGCCTGCTGCCGCGGTGCGTCGAGCGCCGCGCATGGATGCATCGCGGAGGGCCCTGGGGCCGGGCGAGGTCGCGGCTGCCAGAATCGGTCCATGA
- a CDS encoding SDR family NAD(P)-dependent oxidoreductase, which yields MVTVAGGVGAKGRAHRAILPNRIDNPFRLPFNRIGNPFSPGELMEHAADWSLADLTDQAGRTFVVTGASSGLGAAITRHLAAHGARVIMAVRNTAKAGQVRDQLIADHPAADLQIRHLDLLDLDTVHAFAAGLRTDAVPVDALINNGGIGNVPRRLSPQGVESQLATNHLGHFTLTALLLDRLSAGRNPVVVTVGSGLYRIGHLDLDDLAADRGYSPGRAYARSKLANVLFALELDRRLRDAGSPVRSLLAHPGMTRTQLDRDAPPLDRAVGAVLGIFLRRPIDEAVAPILYAATETAAPTGRHIGPGRPFGPARPTFEKLSGSATDLALARELWARSAAITGIDFAPTMTGRPPGS from the coding sequence GTGGTCACGGTTGCGGGCGGCGTCGGCGCGAAGGGGCGGGCTCACCGCGCCATCCTACCTAACCGGATTGACAATCCGTTTCGGTTACCATTCAATCGGATAGGTAATCCGTTTAGCCCGGGAGAACTCATGGAACACGCCGCGGACTGGTCCCTCGCCGACCTCACCGACCAGGCCGGCCGCACCTTCGTCGTCACCGGCGCCAGCAGCGGCCTCGGCGCGGCGATCACCCGCCACCTCGCCGCACACGGTGCTCGAGTAATCATGGCGGTCCGGAACACCGCGAAGGCCGGGCAGGTCCGCGACCAACTGATCGCCGATCATCCGGCCGCCGACCTGCAGATCCGTCACCTGGACCTGCTCGACCTCGACACCGTGCACGCGTTCGCCGCCGGCCTGCGCACCGACGCCGTTCCCGTCGACGCGCTGATCAACAACGGCGGCATCGGTAACGTGCCGCGACGGCTCAGCCCGCAAGGCGTCGAAAGCCAGCTGGCGACCAACCACCTCGGCCACTTCACCCTCACCGCCCTGCTGCTGGACCGGCTGAGCGCGGGACGCAACCCCGTCGTGGTGACAGTCGGCTCCGGTCTCTACCGCATCGGCCACCTCGACCTCGACGACCTCGCCGCCGACCGCGGCTACTCACCCGGCCGCGCCTACGCCAGGTCCAAACTCGCCAACGTGCTGTTCGCCCTCGAGCTCGACCGGCGGCTACGCGACGCCGGATCGCCAGTACGCAGCCTGCTGGCCCATCCCGGTATGACCAGGACCCAACTCGACCGCGACGCGCCGCCACTGGACCGCGCCGTCGGCGCGGTACTGGGCATCTTCCTGCGCCGGCCCATCGACGAAGCCGTGGCCCCGATCCTCTACGCCGCCACCGAGACCGCTGCCCCCACCGGTCGCCACATCGGCCCGGGTCGGCCTTTCGGCCCCGCCCGGCCCACCTTCGAGAAACTCTCCGGTTCAGCGACCGACTTGGCTCTCGCGCGAGAGCTGTGGGCACGATCCGCGGCGATCACCGGAATCGACTTCGCGCCCACGATGACAGGAAGGCCGCCGGGCTCATGA
- a CDS encoding TetR/AcrR family transcriptional regulator, with the protein MSPPLRADAARNRDHVLATARSAMAEGDLALQLNDIARRAGVGVGTVYRHFPTRRALVEALADSSFTTLVEEAHSASRHDVAWTGVEVLLRALLLAQLTDPAFTEVISTSPDQDAAAGTTAHREQFRASTRTVLERAQQAGSLRPDLTEDDLHRLVCGTAFALRISENPTDRLDRYLRVLLDGIHAGRV; encoded by the coding sequence GTGAGCCCGCCCCTTCGCGCCGACGCCGCCCGCAACCGTGACCACGTGCTGGCGACAGCCCGCAGCGCGATGGCCGAGGGCGACCTGGCTCTGCAGCTCAACGACATCGCCCGTCGGGCAGGGGTGGGCGTCGGGACGGTCTACCGACATTTCCCCACCCGCCGGGCCCTCGTCGAGGCGCTTGCCGACAGCTCGTTCACCACGCTGGTCGAAGAGGCTCACAGCGCGAGCCGGCACGACGTTGCCTGGACCGGAGTCGAGGTTCTGCTGCGCGCTCTACTCCTGGCCCAATTGACCGACCCCGCGTTCACCGAGGTGATCTCGACCAGCCCGGATCAGGACGCTGCCGCGGGCACGACCGCTCATCGTGAGCAGTTCAGGGCATCGACTCGCACGGTGCTCGAGCGCGCGCAACAGGCGGGTTCCCTGCGCCCCGACCTCACCGAGGACGACCTGCACCGCCTGGTCTGCGGCACCGCGTTCGCCCTGAGAATCAGTGAGAATCCGACCGATCGCCTCGATCGATACCTACGGGTACTTCTCGACGGCATTCACGCCGGACGTGTCTAG
- a CDS encoding VOC family protein, with translation MTLISVMLAVPDAAEASAWYQEALGATELWSLGSVIGLEIHGAPFFLAQPENNRWDTPADLHGTTTRVEVFLDDPDALLNAAAAAGADYHDPVRNHQTLWGTHRQGGFFDPFGHHWLVGDKSPLQRHP, from the coding sequence GTGACCCTCATCTCCGTGATGCTGGCAGTACCCGACGCCGCCGAGGCATCCGCGTGGTACCAGGAGGCCCTCGGCGCGACCGAGTTGTGGAGTCTCGGCTCGGTCATCGGCCTGGAGATCCACGGCGCCCCATTCTTTCTCGCTCAACCGGAGAACAACCGCTGGGACACCCCGGCCGACCTGCACGGAACGACAACGCGGGTCGAGGTGTTCCTCGACGACCCGGACGCACTGTTGAACGCGGCAGCCGCTGCGGGAGCCGACTACCACGATCCGGTGAGAAACCATCAAACGCTCTGGGGCACACACCGGCAGGGCGGCTTCTTCGATCCGTTCGGCCACCACTGGCTGGTCGGCGACAAGTCCCCACTGCAACGGCACCCCTGA
- a CDS encoding methyl-accepting chemotaxis protein: protein MGQPGTVEDSAGGRRIWGDLKVGAKITIAVLVALAVASIATAVTLVQAGEVRSVGKSIYTNNVLPLQVVGDIREAFREYRADQNSMAVLPAGSAENTEKAQELDEDVAKIQSLAAEYRPNAASTSLVDDFTTAFQSYVDVADAQMTPAAKAGNLTLFNSVKTGAAAEPYSTASDALAKISEAEGAQASARADELDDRYASAVAISVAGMIIAIVIGLALALWVARGISRPLREVGSALDRMAAGDLTTEVPDPGTRDEVGMMAKGLRRTLRSMRASVAEVLQQAGRVTAASHELSDVAARIEAGATTTASGSQTASAAANQVATSVSTVAAASEQMSAAIAEISRSAASAVDVAQQALTTASQTNASVAALGAASVEVGDVVKVINSIAEQTNLLALNATIEAARAGEAGKGFAVVATEVKDLAQATAKATEEISSKIAAMQASSDEAAAALAQISSIVEQINEHQTTVASAVEEQTATTQEINRSIGQAATGVDHIALTVGDVSTTAGESSASAAQAAGAARELALTAGALNDSVRGFRV, encoded by the coding sequence GTGGGACAGCCGGGAACCGTCGAGGATTCCGCGGGTGGTCGCCGCATCTGGGGTGACCTGAAGGTCGGGGCGAAGATCACGATCGCGGTACTGGTCGCGCTGGCCGTCGCCTCGATCGCGACCGCGGTCACGCTCGTGCAGGCCGGAGAGGTCCGGTCGGTCGGCAAGAGCATCTACACGAACAACGTCCTACCGTTGCAGGTCGTCGGCGACATCCGCGAGGCCTTCCGCGAGTACCGCGCCGACCAGAACTCGATGGCGGTGCTCCCGGCCGGCAGCGCCGAGAACACCGAGAAGGCCCAAGAACTCGATGAGGACGTCGCCAAGATCCAGTCCCTGGCCGCGGAGTACCGGCCGAACGCCGCCTCTACCTCGCTGGTCGACGACTTCACCACCGCGTTCCAGTCGTACGTCGACGTCGCCGACGCGCAGATGACTCCGGCGGCCAAGGCCGGCAACCTGACTTTGTTCAACAGCGTCAAGACCGGGGCGGCGGCCGAGCCGTACTCGACGGCGTCCGACGCCCTGGCCAAGATCAGCGAAGCGGAGGGCGCCCAGGCGTCGGCCCGGGCGGACGAGCTCGACGACCGGTACGCCAGCGCGGTGGCGATCTCGGTGGCCGGAATGATCATCGCGATCGTGATCGGGCTCGCGCTGGCGCTCTGGGTCGCGCGCGGCATCAGCCGTCCGCTCCGCGAGGTCGGGTCCGCGCTGGACCGGATGGCCGCCGGTGACCTGACCACCGAGGTCCCCGACCCGGGCACCCGCGACGAGGTCGGGATGATGGCCAAGGGACTGCGGCGCACGCTGCGGTCGATGCGCGCCAGCGTCGCCGAGGTGCTCCAGCAGGCCGGGCGGGTCACCGCCGCGTCGCACGAACTCTCCGACGTCGCGGCCCGGATCGAGGCAGGCGCGACCACGACCGCGTCCGGCTCGCAGACCGCGTCGGCGGCCGCCAATCAGGTCGCGACCAGCGTCAGCACGGTGGCTGCGGCCAGCGAGCAGATGAGCGCGGCGATCGCGGAGATCTCCCGGAGCGCCGCGAGCGCCGTCGACGTCGCGCAGCAGGCGCTCACCACCGCGTCCCAGACCAACGCGTCGGTGGCCGCGCTCGGCGCCGCGAGCGTCGAGGTCGGCGACGTCGTCAAGGTGATCAACAGCATCGCCGAGCAGACGAACCTGCTCGCGCTCAACGCGACGATCGAGGCCGCGCGCGCCGGTGAGGCAGGCAAGGGCTTCGCGGTGGTCGCGACCGAGGTGAAGGACCTCGCGCAGGCAACCGCGAAGGCCACCGAGGAGATCAGCAGCAAGATCGCCGCGATGCAGGCCAGCAGCGACGAGGCCGCGGCGGCGCTGGCGCAGATCAGCTCGATCGTCGAGCAGATCAACGAACACCAGACGACGGTGGCGTCCGCAGTGGAGGAACAGACCGCGACGACGCAGGAGATCAACCGCAGCATCGGGCAGGCGGCGACCGGCGTCGACCACATCGCGCTGACGGTCGGCGACGTCTCGACGACCGCCGGCGAGTCCAGCGCGAGCGCTGCTCAGGCCGCCGGTGCCGCCCGGGAACTCGCGCTGACGGCGGGCGCTCTCAACGACTCCGTGCGGGGATTCCGGGTCTGA